In a genomic window of Bemisia tabaci chromosome 1, PGI_BMITA_v3:
- the Myt1 gene encoding membrane-associated tyrosine- and threonine-specific cdc2-inhibitory kinase has product MSEDYKLPLKQNRPSFSPPPKLRKNIITSKFVSPVLNRLTPNKTSFPYPSFNPEVGETLIEQCFKIISKIGEGSYGNVFKVQRNSDKCIFAAKVTKAPFLNEQDRNKKLNEVRLHFLFSNHNNVVTLHDAWEERGYLYLLMEFCKETLSNRSNRDHAIPETIVWKMLHDILQALSYIHSKEVIHMDVKMANIMIGQDDDFKLIDFGISNFAGEVNFQNMCGGDQRYLAPEIINQHCTKAADIFSLGVVALEMAGDFILPHEMELLAKLRKGLLPSNHNISPELSRMIQSMLTPDHTIRPSALELLKNETLIKEVRKYHLESCKRKINGIKDCYSKYIAALACRLLSILNFGLKFFTNVLFSRQRIPVIVEPKTPDCTPEEVGSVSNVISATPPGLTSSGIKDRSSKQLASAISTRRLALTKMTSLKSTSSPARNLKHEFSSDDED; this is encoded by the exons ATGAGTGAGGACTACAAACTACCCTTGAAACAA AATCGGCCGTCTTTCAGTCCTCCGCCCAAACTGAGGAAGAATATTATCACCTCTAAATTTGTTTCACCTGTTTTAAACCGTTTAACACCAAACAAGACTT CATTTCCATATCCATCCTTCAATCCAGAAGTTGGTGAAACTTTAATTgagcaatgtttcaaaattatcagTAAAATTGGGGAAGGCTCTTATGGAAACGTGTTTAAAGTTCAAAGGAATTCAGATAAATGTATTTTTGCTGCCAAAGTAACAAAGGctccttttttaaatgaacaagATAG GAACAAGAAATTGAACGAGGTTAGGCTTCATTTCTTGTTTTCCAACCATAATAATGTTGTCACACTCCATGATGCCTGGGAAGAGAGAGGATACCTATATTTGCTCATGGAGTTTTGTAAAGAGACCCTCTCAAATCGAAGTAATCGAGATCATGCCATTCCCGAAACAATAGTTTGGAAAATGCTCCATGATATTCTTCAG GCTCTGAGTTATATCCATTCAAAGGAAGTAATTCATATGGATGTTAAAATGGCAAATATTATGATTGGACAAGATGACGATTTCAAATTGATCGACTTCGGAATCAGTAATTTTGCAGGCGAAGTA aatttccagAATATGTGTGGTGGTGATCAGAGATACCTTGCACCTGAAATCATCAATCAACATTGTACCAAAGCTGCAGACATATTCAGTTTAGGAGTTGTAGCCCTCGAAATGGCTGGTGACTTCATTTTGCCACATGAAATGGAGCTGCTTGCAAAACTGAGGAAAGGATTACTTCCCTCAAATC ATAATATTTCACCAGAGCTAAGCCGAATGATACAAAGCATGCTAACACCAGATCATACAATACGTCCATCTGCCTTAGAATTACTGAAGAATGAAACATTGATCAAAGAAGTAAGGAAGTACCATTTAGAAAGCTGTAAG agaaaaatcaacGGAATTAAAGATTGCTACTCTAAGTATATAGCTGCGTTAGCCTGTAGACTTTTAAGCATTCTAAACTTTGGATTAAAATTTTTCACCAATGTCTTATTCAGTCGACAAAGAATACCTGTTATTGTTGAACCTAAAACACCAG ATTGTACACCAGAGGAAGTGGGCAGTGTATCTAATGTAATATCAGCAACTCCACCTGGTTTAACTTCTTCTGGAATCAAAGACCGTAGTAGTAAACAGCTTGCAAGTGCTATTTCAACCAG gaGACTTGCATTAACAAAGATGACATCCTTGAAAAGTACGTCATCACCCGCCCgaaatttgaaacatgaattttcctCAGATGATGAAGACTAG